AAGGTTTCTCCTGTAGCCGTGAATAATCGGGATAATTTGAACGGAGATCACGTACGAGACGATCGATTGTTGAGTAAGTCTTCTTCCATGATTCGACAGGGCGGAGGAGAATGCCAGCGTTGAAACTTCGGCCTCCTGTTCTTCTCCCCGTATATCTCTTTCGTTTtcaaaattgattgattaaatcTCTCTACTTCTATAGAAATTGAAGGTTTCAAGCTTCAAATGATGGAGATTTTTCCCGCTAGTTTTCACTAAATCGATATTGCAGCAAGcataaattttaggttttgacACAAGATGAAGAAGCTCACCGCCTGAAGCAACGCCGTTTGAACTTCAACAGTTTGCGGCTAATCACACACACCCTTCATTCGTACAATGATCTTATTTCTTCGTTCTTCGGCCTCAAGGGTAAACGAGAAAGAATATATTTGTAACTTCAGACCCCTTATTTGGCTATTTTGAGAGTtactaaaacttttttttttttcaaagaaccCCCTAGCAAGATGTTATTTTTATACCCAAAAACCGAGGAGATGGAAGCGTCTTGAGAAGATGAGAGGGGTCTCCTCACTCGGTTTCTCTCACAGCTTCTCCTTCATCACCACCGTCCGTCTACTCCACCGCCGCTCCCATCCAACGGTCGTCCACTCTCAGCTGCGTGAATGTCAGTCCCTGGAAGAACAGTACCAGAAGAAAGCCAAGAAATACTGGGACAGCTTCTACAAACGCCACCAAAATAAGGTCTCTCtcttcactttcattttttcccctttGTTTTGACGTCAAAAACGACAAGTCGATCGGATATTTGAGTGATGTCTGTTGGTGGGTTTGTAGTTCTTTAAGGATAGACATTACTTGCAGAAAGACTGGGGGCATTACTTCTCTGATGACTCTAAGTTTGTTTTGGAGGTATTCATTTACAGATTTGTAGCTTACATGTAACgctttatttctcttttcttgttATGTCATTCATCCTTACTCTTTCAAGTGTCACATCAGAATTACTATTGATTCATGTTGTAAAGGCTCGaatgtttgatgttttcatttgATGGGATAGGATATCAAAGAAGAACAAAATTCGATTAAATGAATGCATTTTATTTTGAAGAAGGCAAAAAGATAACATTTCTTGataattaagattttcaaaattttgtatttttgtgaTCTTTAACATGTGTCAATAATGTACACGCAAAGAAGTCAAGTGAGCTAGCGATTGGTGCTATCACCCATCTACTTGTAACTTAAACTAACTGTTGATTATaagttgaaattttcaaatggtCACGTAATTGATGTTTCATGACAcaatttttgtttgttgaaaGTATCTATGGTTCGTTAGTTTATGGCTTTTCTCAAATGTAATAGCATGTTTGCATTTCCTTGTTTAGTAGTTGTTAAAACTTCTGTAGGTAAAGTGTTATGTAAAATGGGTTTTTGAAGTGTTTTATAATGGCAGGTTGGTTGTGGAGCTGGGAATACTATCTTTCCTCTTGTCGCTGCATACCCCAAGCTTTATGTTCATGCTTGTGATATGTCACCTCAAGCCATTGAACTTGTTAAGGTCTACCACTTTGTGTACAATCTATACtgatataatttttgttctttaaattTTGCATGTGCCTTCTGCATGTTTAAGATGCATTCTCTTCTTTTAAACACTTGTATCAGTTCCAAGGCATAATGACTTATCGTTGTAGTTCAATCTATGATACTGtaataatcattaatatatCCCTCTATCTATGTTCATACAAATTTTTAGGAATTTTGTGTTTGATCCTTATTAAGTCTGTGTTGTAATCAATCCATGGGTTTGTGTGTGTTTATGATTGGTACTTGCACTCTACCATGTTGTAACCCTAGAATCTTCTCCCAAAGTAATCCACACACAACAACCATGCAACTTACCAATTCTCAACCAAGACAAATTCAAGTGATAACAGTGAATATAAATTAGGAAACAATGCAATTTGTATTGATTCAAGCAATGTTTACAATGTAATAGTAAACAAGGAAAGAAATCAAAATAGTCCTAGGTTTGGCATTCGAGAGGCTAGCACTCACCTTCCACTCATTCTTTTCTAAAATTCTCCTTGCCTTTTATCAACTATTGAGATTGGAGAGAATAAGACCATATAAATCTCACATTAGAAgttcatactttccaatgtgggatttAAATCTCATATCTTACACTTGATATCTTAACATACTACCACATTTGCGGTCTTGACGCCCACGTGGGTTGGTTGTGCGTTAGTTCCCTGTTAACTTCGAGCTAACATTGCAATACCAATGTCACTACTTGtaccgcacgattgcaacttgAAGATGTGGTGATGACTctaatatttaatgatatgaGTCTTGAGAGAACCACATCTAGAGAGTTAGATATTGAGATCGAAGAGCTTAggaccatataaaccccacattaaaAGTCCATGTTGTCCAATGTGAAATTCAAGTCTCATACTTTGCATTTGAGATCTTAACAGAGTGACACTTGTGCTTTCCAATTTGTTGCCCTATGCTTGTGCCACTTGTTTGTCCTTCTTGTTGGAGACATATGCATAGGCCTAACACTACCCTGCTTATTTAAAGGCATATTTTCCTAAAGGTGGAAATGAGGAAAGAGGTGCTTAAAAGTCTGATATGACTCCTAAGAATTACCACAGTCAGGTAAATGTTGCCACTGATTTAGAACCTCCAATTTGCTTGAGATGAGTAATGTTTGTTTGTCACCTTCAATGGTTGTACCTCAAGTAAAACCTCTTCGGTCAAACAAACTAGCAAAGCTTGACTAATGGCAGTTGGCAGATCTGTTTCTTCAACTACGACATATGAAAAATGGGGCAAATCTTAGTTGTGCTAGGTAGAGTTAGATGGAATGCAGCCATTGCCACTTGCTCTAGAATCTCATAAGGTCCATAAAAATGTGGGTAGAGCTTTTTATTCGGGTGGGAGGCTAATGAACGAATCGCTATGGTTGCAGTTTAATAAACATAATCCCACCTCAAATTGCACCTCCTTTCTACCCTTGTCTGCGAATCTCGTCAGTCTTTCTTAGGCTTCGGTGAGATTATTTTTGAGTTCATCATAAGATTTCTTTACTTAATCATCACATTGACATTTTGCACTTCGAATTCTTCCTCTACCAACAATATTGTGGGAGGATCTATCTCATACACAACCCTAAAGGGAGTCATGCCAATGGCTCTATGGAATGTAGTATTGTACCTATACTTCACCTATGCTAGCCATTTCGGCTAGTGTCGAGGTTGCCAACTAGAGAAGGCTTAGGAAATAGAGAGAATAAAAGGGGGAATTGGAGAGAAATGGATAAGCAAAAGAAGTTGTGGAAGACCTTTGGGGAGAGAACCTGGTCTCTCAAATACTAAGCATGTGGAGAGAAAATAACACTCTCAAATTTGCCAGGAATTTAGCTTATTATTGAATTGTTTGGCTGAGGCATCTATCAGTAACACTTGTGCCTCCCAATTTGTTGCCCTATGCTTGTGCCACCTGTTTCTCCTCATGGGAGATGTATACATGGGTCCTAACAGTTTCTTACATGCAGTATCACACTTATAAAGAGTATGCTGTTTTAACTCTGACCTTGACTATTATGCATATTTTGGCAACTTTACTGAATGCAGTCACATGTGGTGTTCCAAGAAGACCGGGTAAATGCATTTGTCTGCAATGTAATAGATGATAATTTATCTGATTATATCAATCCTTCGTCAGTTGATGTTGTTACTTTGGTAAGAATTGgcaatttcttaaaaaatatggCATTAATTTGTCTTTCTTGTCAATTTCCATTTACTTTTAAACATCTAACATGTTGAACAGATTTTTATGTTGTCTGCAGTTTCTCCCAAGAAGATGCCTTTAATATTAGAGAATATTAAATCCGTATTAAAGGTAAATGTTACAAATGTAACGAGTTATTGGTTTCATTATATCTATTATCTGAAAATAACATGTTGTTTTATATACTTGTAGCCAAATGGCTTTGTTCTCGTACGAGATTATGCTGTTGGTGATTTTGCTCAAGTGAGTtgtttaattgttatttaatagtATTCTCCCTGGTCTTATTTGTGCTTGTCATTGTTGCTTGAGCACCTTCTGCACTTCCTTGCCTACTTTTATTGAGTaatattttcttgcttttaatAGTTAAAGTTTGTATGGCTTATTTGCTATGGCCTATTTGATCATTTCTCATGATAGTAAATTTTCCTTTccatatttggatttttataaagaaaaaaaaatccacaatcccatgttatatgaatattttaagtCTCTTTTTCATGCTTCATCTGTTTTTATatatctagattttttttttataaatattttcttctgttttgtgTTGTCTTGTAATTGAACTTTAATCATTACCAATGCATGTTTAACTGGTGGTTGCTTATACCTTTGCTTTGTTGTTAAATGCTGGTCAACTTATTAGGTAAAGCTTCAAGGCAGAAATCAGATGATTGGTGACAACTTCTATGTCCGAGGTGATGGTACTGTAAGTATGCTGTGCACCACgtgtaatataatattattttatttgttcatttgtGAGAAGCAACATTCATTTTATAGTTTCtgataattcaatatattttccAGTGCTCATTTTACTTCTCTGAGGATTTCCTGTCAACTCTGTTTCTTGAAGCTGGCTTCAACACCATAGATGTCAGTGTATActgcaaacaaattaaaaataattctcGCGGCATTACAATGGATAGGTATGTCCAGTTAATAATTTGTAAGCAagtgtttatgaactttttcttcttttaaatcATGAGGTGATATGTCTAAGCTGACTTCTGATTAGCAATCAGGACAGCCTTTCCTATAGAGTACCTGAGGGTGTGGCTCCCTAATTGTTCGAAAGCCCATCTTACTGGTTTTATGTATAATCATTCAAATCCACATGCTACCTGGTAGCTTAAAACAAACTACGGCCTGGAACTTACAGTTGATAGATGGTCTCCCTACTTATTATAGTTTGATGAACTTCTTAGAATGAACTTGATGAACTTACAGTTGGTTGCAGAAGTTAGGTGTGAGAACTGGAGAAAAATAGAACTGATACAATAGGGGCAAAAAAATATgctgaaaaaaacaaattatttggTATGTACAGAAACTCTTTCAATCTGTTTAGGAACCATAAAGAAGTATTTATGCTATGGAAAAGAGATCCCACCAGCATTTTATATCTGTTGTTGTTGTCTTTTGTCTTTCCATTTGCCTCTGTTTTGATTCAAGTCTGTTATCAGGCGATGGATTCGAGCTGTATTTAACAACTTCAACAGCAACTCTCCAGATTCTGCTCTTATTAGACAGGCTAGATGACGATCTAATGATTCATATGTTAACTGATCCAGTAGTCCTCCAATTCAAGAACTCTGCTTTCCTGGTTTAGATGCAAGGGCTATTGTGAGGTTAGACTTGAACACTTCATATGCTGCGATTTTGCTTCTTCCCATCTATGGCTGTGAAACTCATAGGTCCATTATCGGTCTTACCTTCACCAATTCGATTTTCTACTACTGGCAGAGGATTCACGCGCAAGTGTCAAGTTCGAATGAGTTCCAACAACCCAACTTAAGTGCAAACAAGTACTTGAGAACCTGGCCTTCAGAATAGATCTCAGGAGAAAACAAGGAAAAAGGCTGTAAATTTAGTCGACTCTAAGATATTCAAGCAGTATGAATGACTGATATCTAATGCATCTTAAAAATTCTAGCAGAATTGATTTACTCATTTCTGAGAATAccaaaattttctgtttttactCCTATGGGTAATGCTACGTAgacacattttttagtatacgAATTGATATAATATACATGGTGTGGAATAGTGttatatctataaattttgtgtataaataataaaatattacaatgtgattagatagttaaaaattaaaaataaaataatatttaatcatacgacaatatatcattatttatacatatggttttattgtaaagtgtgttattatatgaataagtgtttttttattattaatttaaaattaattaattaaataataatatattatttatgaatttatttatgcatTCAAAAGtggtacataattttattgttttttttatataactttatcttcatcatttttggaagagaaaataggaacatattgaattttatgctttgtaaaatgaTGGTAGTCGTGAGATTTTTTAGAATCTTCCAAACAAGCTTTGTAAAATTCGTCTGATGAGTTTGCAAAATATAACTGAGATTACAGGCAATTTCTTTCTCCAGGCATTTACAGGCTTTAGGGTTTTATTGTCcttttcaattttctcataaaaaatttatcaaaatttttctacaaatttaatatatatgggccaaaaaataattttttctaaatttaaaggGTGCTAAGTTAAATCATCAGATCTTGGGTGCGAGATAGTGATTTGGCCAAAATCCAATTATGTTTCTGTGCCTCAATGAATGTTGTCAGATAACAAAAAGCATACGTGTCACCTCTTCAACCAGTGCTTGGTTAAAAGGCACTTCCACAACTGTTCTCAACAGCAAGCCTCTCTGtcttaactattaaaaaaaaaaattttccccgAATGTTTAccctaaaaacatttttatatctatttaatatataaatttcacttccttattttatctttaaccccatttaaaaaaaataacattataaaaataaaataataattttattatctaaatgttttaaaataaagatttttcttttacatatataactttaatattttaaatataataattaaaattctaaacgTCACAAGCTCAACATTGTCAATTCAGTATTGATTATGTTATTGTACATTGTTTCAAACTCTTTTATTATGTTCTTAATTGTATCCAACCTTTTAGTATTGATTAagatgtttaaaaaattatagtgagatttagatattttttcaataacttGTTATTTATTCTTAGGATTGATGGCGAGATTGACGAAGAAGTCAGACCGACATGTtgacattgattttttttatttttttacattaaaactaATGAAGAGTGTTGTTGGATTTGGCCACATCAACAAGAGTGACAAATTAGCTTCTAGCTAATGTGATTAACATTATGAATGCAAAAACGCTATGATGCATGACAAAGATTTGGAGAATGAACAAGTTTTTTAAGGGGGTTTAGGGTATATAAACgataataaaagaccaaaaccATGAGTAAAGGAGATGTTTATAATGACTGATCGAAGTGGTTGAGACCATTAATTGGGATAGTGAAGAGCTAGGCTAAGCAGAAGTTAtgttgttaatataaaattaaaattgaaaaatatttaaaatttctatttatttaagataatatagtatatttttaaaatgaaatagttaatgaagaattcattttctataagtaaaaaatatatgatttatccATCCAAAACATTACGTGGGGAAATGTGAATTACTCCTGAAAAAATCTAACGTAAGTGGCTTCACGGGCACCTTATTTTCAGGGTTTCATGGTCTCTTCAGGTTCAATTGGTAAGTAACTTGATACTAACTTTGGTTGaccttttttcttattttcaactttgtgatttttagttgttttgtaAGCTCAAGATCGTATTTTTGATATAGCCAGAGGGCCAagttctgatttttttttttttaatttggtaagGGATAATTGTTGTTCTTGTTGGTGATTATCTGGGGTTGGTATATTTattgaaagaagaagagaaaaggcGAAAAAGACTCTTCTTTCAAGAGAGGTTGAGATGGGTTGCCTGAGATCCAGGAAAACCGAAGTTTTTTAAATGCGATAAAAGGTTCACCTTTTTAGGTTTTCTCATGTGATTGTTTGTAGatgtggtttttgttttttcttaggTTCTTCTCATTGCTTCTTTAGCTTTAACTTCTTGGGTTTGCAgataaaaaaagtttgattttgattgtcTATTTAAGGGTTGGTGATTAAGATAAACTTCGAGTAGcctgaaaaaaaggaaaaagatttaAGAATATGATTAGTTTGCGTTGTCTTTCTGAAACTTTAGCTGCTcgttaagttttgaaattgagaGGATTGAAGGATTAGATCCATTAGTTGACACCAGATCTGGTGACCCTTTTGCATTTAGATCATTTAAACTCGTTTGcatctttaatttgattttgttagtGTAGTTTGTGCTTAGACCATGTAGAGCTGCGGAGAGATTGGTGGATCAATGAAGTTCGTTGTAAGGGAAGAGTTGGTCTAAAAACTTGCTGGCtttatttcatgtttttggCGAGAAGGTGATGAGGAAGGTGAAAAAAATTGGTAGATTGTGTGAGATTGGAGAGATTGGCGAGATTTAGTGGATATTGTTTTTAGTAGAAGTGAGGGTATTGATGGAAGAGATGTCTCCAGCTGTTGCATTGACGCTTAGTTTTGGCGGTTCTATGAGTGATACCTCAGGACTTGCTACCCATGTGGAGATCACACGGCTCAAGCTTGTAAAAGATGCTGCAAACTCGTTGTCAGATTCTGACAAGTTGGTGTCTGAGGATTCTGTTTCAGGTGCCAATGTAAGTTGTAGTGATGCAATTTATGAAGTTACCAAAGTAATACCGTCGGAACCAGAAGGGCTTCAGGAAAGTGAGGAAGATGAAATATTATCAGTCATGGAAGATCCAAATGGTGTTATCAACGAGGGTTTGGTTGTTTTGGATCCAGGCTCTGAAATAAACCTGCCAAACTCAGTGGAAATTGATAATGGTCGAATACTTGCTAAGGCAATTATTTTGGGAGAGTCAAGCGTTGAACAGGTTCCCACAGCTGAAGTCCTTATTACTCCTGTGAGCGCAGATGCAAAAGGTTCTGATGGTTCTGGTTTAAAGTCCTCTGCAGTGGTTATTCAATTGCCTACTGAGAAAAATCTTGTTAGAGAGGCTAGCAGGAGTATTTTTGAGGTGGACTGTATTCCCCTTTGGGGTTCTGTGTCTATTCGCGGAAGAAGACCAGAAATGGAGGATGCTGTTGCTGCAGCCCCTCGCTTTATGAAAATTCCTATCAAAATGCTTATTGGCGATCATGATGGAGTGAGCCAAAGTTTGAATGGCCTGACCAGTCACTTTTTTGGGGTTTATGATGGCCATGGGGGCTCTCAGGTATAACTTTCCTCCCAGATGTCTGTT
Above is a genomic segment from Mangifera indica cultivar Alphonso chromosome 3, CATAS_Mindica_2.1, whole genome shotgun sequence containing:
- the LOC123211325 gene encoding tRNA N(3)-methylcytidine methyltransferase METTL2-like isoform X2 gives rise to the protein MILFLRSSASRNPLARCYFYTQKPRRWKRLEKMRGVSSLGFSHSFSFITTVRLLHRRSHPTVVHSQLRECQSLEEQYQKKAKKYWDSFYKRHQNKFFKDRHYLQKDWGHYFSDDSKFVLEVGCGAGNTIFPLVAAYPKLYVHACDMSPQAIELVKIFMLSAVSPKKMPLILENIKSVLKPNGFVLVRDYAVGDFAQVKLQGRNQMIGDNFYVRGDGTCSFYFSEDFLSTLFLEAGFNTIDVSVYCKQIKNNSRGITMDRRWIRAVFNNFNSNSPDSALIRQAR
- the LOC123211325 gene encoding uncharacterized methyltransferase C3H7.11-like isoform X1 — its product is MILFLRSSASRNPLARCYFYTQKPRRWKRLEKMRGVSSLGFSHSFSFITTVRLLHRRSHPTVVHSQLRECQSLEEQYQKKAKKYWDSFYKRHQNKFFKDRHYLQKDWGHYFSDDSKFVLEVGCGAGNTIFPLVAAYPKLYVHACDMSPQAIELVKSHVVFQEDRVNAFVCNVIDDNLSDYINPSSVDVVTLIFMLSAVSPKKMPLILENIKSVLKPNGFVLVRDYAVGDFAQVKLQGRNQMIGDNFYVRGDGTCSFYFSEDFLSTLFLEAGFNTIDVSVYCKQIKNNSRGITMDRRWIRAVFNNFNSNSPDSALIRQAR
- the LOC123211133 gene encoding protein phosphatase 2C 16-like isoform X3, with product MEEMSPAVALTLSFGGSMSDTSGLATHVEITRLKLVKDAANSLSDSDKLVSEDSVSGANVSCSDAIYEVTKVIPSEPEGLQESEEDEILSVMEDPNGVINEGLVVLDPGSEINLPNSVEIDNGRILAKAIILGESSVEQVPTAEVLITPVSADAKGSDGSGLKSSAVVIQLPTEKNLVREASRSIFEVDCIPLWGSVSIRGRRPEMEDAVAAAPRFMKIPIKMLIGDHDGVSQSLNGLTSHFFGVYDGHGGSQVADYCHDRIHLALAEEIEIVKNDLADGSNKESRQLQWEKTFTSCFLKVDDEIGGNSSRFVDGDASDVSFVAVAPETVGSTAPNREDEYARIEAAGGKVIQWNGHRVFGVLAMSRSIGDRYLKPWIIPEPEVMCIPRARDDECLILASDGLWDVMTNEEACEVARRRILLWHKKNGVPDLSERGKGVDPAAQAAADYLSMLALQKGSRDNISVIVVDLKAQRKFKSKS